The sequence cgcgattaatcatttgaccgcactaatataattttaatataaacctataattataataagtaataataatataattggcaatatgtaaatgttaacaaatcactttctaatcaacaaaaaaatatagaaatttaaatttagaaattGTTTAgatcatgtttatattttattttggctttatttctGTTAACGTACATTGATTGTTGTAGAAAACAatagcaacactgtaaaaaagttTAAACTCAAAAGAAGTTCATTGGAAGTGTATTTATGTACACAGGAAAAGCAGTTAAACTTTACCTTGGTGATGATGTCTTTGAACTGTCCCTCTTTCCAGGCATCTGTGGGATGGCTCATCATGGTGATGATGGCGTTGTCATATTCTTCATACTTGTCATAGAGGAAAACAAGCTCTGCCCACAGGTGAGCCTGCTCTGCAGCCCTCAGGACCtgattaagaaagaaaaagaatagaagTCAAGTGAAGGAGACAGACTTTGTAACATTTGTGCATTGCAGAGGATGATACTAAGATCGTTCCTTTGGAGAATATCAGATTACATGTTGAATTGAATTAAAGCTGGAGGGGGATGATGGAAGAAGAAATCAACTCCTGCTGTTTAACAGAACTGAGCGAAGGACACTTAAATAAAAAGTGGAGTGTTACAAACCAACATCTGAAATAACAATCATCTTTAGTAGTGCTGTGTACCTTTGGGATGTTGACTCTGGACCAGAACAGTTCCAGGTGTTCCCTCATCTTCTGTGGTTTGAATTTAGAGTAGAGGATGGCCAGCTCTGTGAACATGCCCATGTGAGCGCGCTCCAACCCCAGCGCCGCCTCCAGCAAGGTGATCAGCTCCTCGAAGTAGCCACGGTCCTATAGAGAGcattttataactatatatttaattcaatttttagtTATTTGCAGAATCTTCTTGGCGGATCACAACTTGCCTGGTAATAGTTGATGAGCTCTTCTAGTTCATCGGCATGAACCACGATGTGAAGGCCGCAGATCTGAGCCAATCTGAACTCATTCCCATCCACACAAGCAAAGCACACCTCCTTCCATGTGCGAGTGCTGTTAGCCTTGCGGGCACCGTCCACTGCGGCTTGATACTCTCCCAAGTGGACCAGGGTAGAAGCCAAGCGGCCGAAGTTGGAGACGTTATTGTACAGAAGTTTGGCCGCCTCGTACATCTTCTCGTCATAGCAGCGATCTCCAACCTGTGtggaataataaataaacagtgttacttaacatatttttttatacttatataaTAAAGTACTCGTAATAACCAAGTGTTGTTAAAACTGTatgaaaaataaagctgaaataaaataaaatacgttGTACTAAAacgactaaaactgaaatacacaaaataaaaataaattttataattataatttatttttattttgtgtgtatttcagctaaattatttatttaaaaattgttaataaaataaataattttgctgaaataaaatataaaaatataaaaaataaaagctaaaaaaaataccaaatgtaAGTGAATTTGAAAATAGAACATTAATATAGCTTAATtgaataatataagaataatataacttcaaaatattaataaatactataaaacacTACtaacagtattttaataatactataataacactGTTATAACACACTAAAGAATTAAGGAATTCATAAAACACGATTGTGCATTACCTGCTGGATGTGTGCATTATTTGGTCCATTTATAAACTCCTCCAGTTCAGCGAGACGGTTGGTTTTGGCCAGTGCGAAGATCAGCTCTGTCTCCACATAGGACTCTCTGGACTTCTTTCTGGCCATCTGCAGAAACTTCACCAGGTCCTCCCAGTTACCTGAGCCAGAAAATATGGTTGTGAATACAAAATCAGTGGAAAAATGTccttaaatacaataatttattatcTAGAACTAGGACTGAAGAGGACGTACCACTCTGGGAAGAGACCTGAACCACCTCCATGTAAGCTGAGGGGTCATCAGCCTTGATGTAGGAGTCAATGGACTCTTTGACGAGACCCTTTTGCAGTTGAGCCTTAGCCAGCTGGCTCCACACTGCAGGTTCATTACAGCGCTCCGCAAACTCATAAGCCCGGTCCAGATTACCAATGTGCTCAATCAGAACCTGAGGAGGACAGGAAACATCAGCTCTTTCCTTATCTGCTATTCAGTAAATCACTTCAGCAAGCCTACACTTGAAAACCAAGGCTACTGAAAGTATTGCTCAAACACATACCTGCACTGCAGAGGTATTGACATCAAACTTCCTGAAGATAGCAAAGGCCTCCTCGAACAGCTCGCTGCTGATGGCGATGTTGGCGATGTCTGGGGCATCGTAGTTGTCCAGGCGGTTGATGTATTCCATGACGCGTGTGCGGTCTGCTTTGATGGCTGTTAGGATGAGCAGGTTCTGCAGGTTTCTAGGAGCAGGATGAAGATTGGACTtgtattaaactttattaaattgtGTTAAAAGCTTGCACAAGACTGTTTGGGCAAGGAATTTAATGTccttaaacacacaaaaatggcCTGTTCCAAATGTTCATATGTTGGAATATTTTTGGGCTCATGCACCTGTGTTCACTAAAGACTGAGTTGTCCAGGACGATCTTTTCCAGCAGCTCAATGAGTTCATTGGGCAGGTCAGCAGTCATGAAGGCCTTCACTGTGACGGACACCTCCTCTGGGTCCTGAGTCTCTGACAGGGCTGTCTGCACCACCTAAAGAAACAAATAACAACTTGGTATTCAAAAAAACATGCAGGAAGGTTACAAGGGAACATATTacttataaatgtcttaactgtctcttttaataaattaattcataaatgttgaataaacgtactaatttctttaaaaaaaaaaaaaaaaaaaaaaaactctaaacatCTTGTTACAAAGCCTAGTGAGCCTATCTAGGAAGAATATTAAGGGATCACAGAAATGCTTTCCAAAGTAAAGACTGTTCAAAACAGATGGTAGAATAATTATGCTTTCTAAGATAACTTGAATTATGAATCCCAGAATGTACTGCAACAAACCTTTCTCAGATTCTTGCATGCCAATTAtaaattcaaaacattcaagTGTCAATAACACTCATCTATTTCGCCCAATATTAATgtgaaattaatcaaatataaatacaaacatgcacTTCCAATTCCTCTATGATCCATGTGTGTATATGGTGAGAGATGAATTTAACACGTATGTGTACCTGGTCAATAAGGGGCCTCCTGAAGGGGTTGGTCTCCAAAAGCACGCTGGCCCAAAGATCTGGGTCTCTGCGGCGCACCAGGTAACGGGACAAACTCTTGAACAGCGAGTTTTCATTGCACACCTGTAAAGAAAAATAAGTTACAAATTGTATGCTTTATATTGTTGTTGGTTGCTCTAAACTTGGTATGAAAATGCTTAAAGCTTATTTCTGGACAAGCATACTAACGTTGATGAGCTCCTGGTCACACTGTCCTCTCTCATAGGCCACACAGGCCAGGTGAGGGTCTCTTTTCTCACAGTATTTCCCTACCACACGGCTGTCGTAGTACGGGTTTTCCCGCAGGAAGCGTTCTGGGTGATTATTGCTGTCAATGTAGATCTTGGCCAAGGCATTGTGGGTAGCTGGCTCCTCACAGCCCTCATGGATACGAGACTCCAGCCATGGCAACAACAGCTTCAGTCTGCAGaagaaagacatttaaaactcAACCTATCTAAAGCTGTTTATGTTtagttcatttttatgtttttccaaaATAAGTAATCTTCCCCCCCTCACAAAATAGCATATTGCAACTGCTAGAGCTGCTGTTAAACAATCAGAACAGCTACTGCTGTCTGTGTTCTTTGTTTACTTGTGCAATCAAAGTTTCATCTGGAAACTCTCATGATGTACACAAACAAATGATTAAACATCACCTAAAATAAACAGAAGCATCCTGTAATAGATTTGAATCCAAGATAGCATAACATCATCGTCTCAAGTGCTTTGTTTTGATAACTTCTGGTTTGATATTGACATTTGGATGCAAAGTTTATACCTGTTTCTCTTCTCCACTTCTGCCACCAGCTCATCGGTGGAAAACTGGCCCCGCACAACCAAAATCAAGTTTTTGATGACGTCCTCGGAGCAGTCAACATCCAGGAGCCCTCCAATAACCACAGGCAGACGACTTGGGTTCACCTGTTTATACACAAATGATCATTTACTGTTTGTTCATTGCTTGACTACAGAGGCTATGTGAAAGGTAAGTAAAGGTTACTCACCTTTTGCACGTAGATTTCAATGTACTTCTGCAGGTTGTTTCGGTACAAGTAGAGTACAAGATCATGGACGAAGTCGAAGCGATCGCACACAATAATGAGAGGCAGCTGGTCGGTGAGTTTAGCTTCCTGTCAGTCAAACGTTGGGGAAATGAGACGATAACGTCAGATGTCAGACACAGATGTCATTTGTTCAATAATACAGTCAAATCTGCAAAAGACCCCAGttgatttttaaagtttaaattctaaaatgaattttaattcaaaacagTTCATTATAAGTTCAGTATAAGATTTAACATTACATAACTTAAAGGATTACAAAGCCGTTTTAAGTTTATAAAACAGATTTAACTATATTTGTTggaaataaatattactaaaattactgaaaatgattAGTTCTACAAAAACCTACAAAGTagttcataatttaaaaaagtaaatattaaagcaataaaaaaaactagtTGTATaaaaactgccaagtaaataataataataataataattaaaaaaaaaaaattaaaagcaatacaaaacCTACAGTACCaaataattcacaatttaaatatagaataaaaaaaaaaatgttaaagcaataaaaaaaattaaccatgacAAATTGAGAATGTTATAAACATGATTCTAGGATAACAGAGTAGtccacaaaatatgttttttgaagaatTGTGTGGTTAGTGGTTAAAAGAAAGTCTATAACTGAAAACAAGGCTAGAATCATGTCAAACTTTGAGGTGGCAGTACTGCACCCCCTGCTggctaaaacatttaaaaagtacagtttACAACACTTACAGGATTAATGAACTGGGATTGTACAATTCACTCCAAAGAAACGCCACAAATCAACCTCCACAACATTGAGCGTGTCTACAGATATTTACAGAGGCTGAACATTTGCAGTGAAGCCTTAAACAAGactatattaaactatattaaagtCTCAAAATCATTCCACAAAACTTGGCTTTCTGGATCCACCCTTTGAAGCCGGCAGAGTCCAACAGAGAAGTCAGCTTTATAAGGTCTGACTCTGGTGGAACAGATTCTGAAAAAGACCCAAGGCTTCCATTTCTGCAGAACATGGTCACCACAAATTAACCACAGccaaacacacatcaacacactaccaaaaaaaacacaaactcaatCTCATTCGCTACGTTTTCAAGTTCAGGCCAAGAGAGGGTTGTTCCCAGCAGTCAATGCTTTTTGAAACCTCCCTGTATGTGTGCATCGCACACACCAATCCCAGTATTAATCCTTCAACTGACCACTAGGAGAAAAAGAAGGGAtgacaaaagaaaagagaagggAATAAAGTAAAGAGAGTCTTGTAGTACTTAGGGTTAATTTACCTGATACAAGTCCTTAGTATCCCATAAGTACAGGGTAAAGCACAGGAGATAACAACAGCCGCCATCAGGATAAAAGAGTGAGATCAACTCCCTAAAACTAATAATCCTAAAAGGGAGCCTGATCTAAATGGGGATCATTTGTTAATAAAAAGAGAATACAACCTGCATTGGATTTTTCCACAAACCTTCAAGATATTAAATGTTCTGTTTTATTGTGCATATGTTTATTCAATTTCAATGACAGTAAAACAATGTACTGaatccaatataaaaaaattaaactcatccttattttatcttaaattaatatatatatatatatatatatatatatattttttttttaattatatatatatttttttatttttttttttattattatttattctattttcacAGTAAAACGCGTCCAATGGATATAAACCAGGTCGGGGTTCTGGACGGTTTAGAAGCAGAGATCTGAAGCTGGTATTTTTGTTGAAACACTTTATTGAATTATTAAGTAAAAACGGCTTATTATTTGAGCTGAAGAATTTTCCAAAACACTCTTTTGACTTAGAAATAATCttcaaagtaaataaatttttGGTTATGCATTTCTGATATAAATCCTGTGGCCATTATTATTTTAGCATAAGACTATTTTGATGGAATCActgtataataatgaataaataaatgataataaatttaaaagaaaattaataataaaaagataaaaatacttttaaaacaagtaaagattagttaaaatgatttaatgcacttatcaacattatgccacaaatgctattaaaaaaaagcttaatttgaGATCATTATGAAGGTTTCAATCTTGTGACTTGTTTccatgcatatttaatatttattttaacagtatttagtTACCATAATTTGTGTTgaattttaaactgtttaaatattccttgaagttttccttttttttcagtggtaACTGACATTGATATTTGCCGTAAACGGTGTTAATAGAGCTCATAGAAGTTGTAttaaacccagaatattcctttatcATAAAATGGCAAGGATCAAACACATTTCCGCTTGCATCTGAAATTGCAAAAGGCTTGCATGTAAATGATAAAAGACAGATCAGAAGAAGAGAACAAAACAGGAAATGTAATGAGGGAAAAAAGATGGAAAGAGTTTTAACAGATGAGAAACTAGAGAATATAATGTGCTTTTTGTGGTCAGCTATGGATCATTTCGAGAGGTTTCGCTGACAGAGTCTTGGCAGTACCTTGAGAAAGTTCTTGACACGTTCAGGGTCATAGCAGTTGCTTTCCCGACAGATCCGCTCCACCTCTTTGATTTGGCCCGTCCTGCATGCGGCCTggatgtatttgaaatgcacctCTGTGTCCTGGCTGAAGTTCACAATCGAGCCAAGGAAGTAGAACAGACCTGCATCCAGCACAGAACAATAAATGACGCTTGACTGTTACTGGACAGATGTCTGAATGTGGTTTACGGTTTGATCTACACGTTTCGTATATGCAGATTTTGTGTGAAACTTTAAAGggatttttgttcttttaaaatattttatgttccacagaggaaagtcaaatgggtttgggatgacatgagggtgagtaaatgatgaaagggTGCACAAACCCTTTAAATTACTGATTAGGCCGCTACATTTGCATGAGCATTGCGTTTCCATTTCATTTTGCTTCTTGCTGTCATATGAAAAGCCTGAGGGATTGTGGGTGGCCGCGGGCCCTGTGCCGCTGCCTGCTCTGATTGCCAAACCTTTTGTCCTACTTAGCCCAGAACGGAAGGCTACATGCTGCTCCACACACAGAACAGAGCCATTACACGGCCAAGATACCAGTCAAATTGTGTCTGCACTATGAAAGGCAACCAGCAGAGTGACCACGAGTGTTTACGTACAAGTTTAAATACACTCAAGAGTGACTTTCTAGCAATGCCTGCCAACAGAATTCGTAGGCCTGCCAGATATATCAGAAGAAACTACATGGGCAATGTATACACTAAGTGAGATTCATATGCAGGGAAAATATTGTTTATCCATCCCCGTTTTATTCAGtcttattgtttttgaatgtacTTTATGATCTTTACAGTAGTTTGTGATTAATGGATAAGGTTATTGGTTAACAGATTTGTTTATCAGTTCGTTTAATCACTTAACAGACTCGTCttgtctaaaaaaacaaaaaaacttttaatattcCTAGATATTTCCAGGTTGTCTCATATCAGTGTTTGAACTTTCCAGTGACACCAGGTTAATAAATCATAAGGAATCTAGTTCTTACCCTCAAAACTCTTGAAAGACTCGAAAAGCTCAGTGAGTGCCTGGGTAGTCAGCTGTTCGTGATACTTGGAGGCCACCTGGACACAGATCTGAAGGTTCTGCCTGATGTTAGCGGACAGCATGGCTCTTAGACACTCCAGAGAGTCCTCCACTGACAGAGCGCCAAAAAAGTTCACCAGCCACTGCAGTCATTAACAGAGTGCAAAACGAAGAGAGACAGAATGAAAAAGAAGGTCACACTTTAATTCAGTATGATGAAAAAGAACTTGCTGGGTACCTCCGGGttgagcaggtgtgtgtgtacgACAGCTCGTTTGATGTCGTACAGGTCAGTATAGTGCTCTAAAGCTCTCTGCAGAAGCCCTGCCTTCTCACACAGTTGGGCAATGTGGGCACGATCGTAGTTAGTGAACATCTGATTTCCTAGAATGGCATCTGCAACCTGCAAGAGACCGTTTTGCTTGAAGATTGTCGAACACAATGACAATAAGTATATCCAGATGCTTTTCAGTGTGCAGTGTGTACCTGTGGTGCATGCATCAGGTTCATTTCCAGCAGACGGGTCTGCAGTGGACCTTCTGATGGGCGGTTGTTTTTCAGAGCATCCAAAAGGAAGGACGTGCACTGCTGAACCAGGTTATACTCCATAAACACATCAACGATCTGGGAGGAAAGcacatttttaagtgaaattCTTTCAGAGCTCCTTAAATGAGTCTTAAACAGCCTCTAGGTCACATGGTTTCTCTCTAAATCATTTGAAAtctttcttctcctctcctcctctgttCCTGACCTGTGTGATGTCAGCCAGCGGTTCTTCATCCTGAACGAGCATCTGAGCAAACTGCAGACCCTGATCCGGACTGATCCGCATCACGTTCCTCAGCAGAAAGATCCAGTCTGGAGTGTAGCCCACCTATAAACACCAAATGAGGTATGAGTATGTCTATTTTAATTCATTCAGTactttttaaacttcaaattgACTGATCAGTCATCATACCTTTTTGGCATACAGGACAATCTTGGGGAACTGGCCGGTTTCTGCGAAACACTGAATGACTTTGTTGGGTACGTTGGCCCTCAGGTAGACACTAAGAGCAAGAGTGGGGTCCACAGCCTTCACCAAGTCGCCCAACTCCTCTGAGCATTCAAGCTGAAGAGAAACAACAGAAATTTACCATTATggttaaatacaatttaagaatGCATtgtgattctttagaaatcattctaatttactgatttggtgttcaaataacatttatcatcatcatcaatgataaaaaaaagttgtgtcgGAGCACTggaaacattgtttttatttcaggattatctgatgaatagattgtttaaaagcatgtatttcaaaaataaatcagttgtaacattatgaaagtttttccttttttatcagTAATttctggtcaatttaatgcatcttttctgaataaaagaaaaagaagaagaagaaaaaaaaaaacactgaccccaaattttttaaatggttgtgtaAGGTTGAAATGAACACAAGGAAAACTTTATTTGGTACAGCGCTCTTTGTTTGTATATTTCAGGAATGAATATGGCATCACGGTCCTTAACTCTCTAAATAAATCATGGTTGTGGAACAACAAATCATGTCAGCTCAATCACTAAACCAAGTCGAGAGATGTAACTTGTTGAGGCTATGAGAAAGaacattttattcagttattttaagtgCAGATTGTAAAAAAGACTGGAATGAAACCCAAGACTTTCCTCTGTGCTTCAGAAGGAAAAAACCCAAACACCCCTTGCCCCACATAACAAACACATGACATCACATCTAAAGCAAACATCTTAGATAACagacatacacattcacacacaaacaccgtTGTTCTCACAATCCACACAGTCTGTTTTCACACAGACCCCTTCTTTGTCACAAAAATATGGAGGCATTCTttctgtttatgaaaaaaaaaatgcatccgaAGTGCACACCCTGTTCCCTGAGACtctcgcacaaacacacacacatgcgtacAGAGGAAGAGGCtcctgtgggtgtgtgtgcagaTAACCATCTCCCCTGCGACCTCCTCCACATACCTTGTCCTCCTTCAGCCATTTCTCCAGAAGCTGTTTGCGGCCCTGCTGAAGGACTGGTCTGCACAGCTCCAGAGACTCAAACTTGTTGAGCTGGCCTTGGTCCAGCAGGATCCCGAAATACTGCAACAGTGGGGATGTCTGACCGGGCTGAGCCGGGACGCCCTGGAACCGACGGATGGTGTCCGGAGTGCGCAGGATACCCTGAGATAAACAAGAAGTGAAGagaagtattatttaataatgctaAACggtttactataataataaattattctatttaatttaatttacaatatgttattattaaacatcatattattaaaatattcagccCTACTCACCTTTGGAGCATTAGCGGCCACTTTAGCTGCCTCGGAGTAGTTTCCTGCGGCAAAGAGGGTGTTAAACTTACGGCCAAACAGCTCCTCGGCTCCTGCCAGATTATTTCGGACCGCCATTCGTAAAGCCAGGTCTGGATTCTGCAGCACATTGGTGATGTACTGGATGATGTTCTCCTCCTCAACACACACTGACAACACCTAGGAAAGTTTAAGATTTATGTTTGCAATTAGTCATTTACCTTTAGACCGACGTAAaaattattgcatactgttttataattgtaCTACAATActaaggtgcagataattgccactatttgcaataagtagtataaacaGTATAGTATAGAAGCCAATATAAGTTCTTtggtataaatagcagaaaatcttttattttaacaatgtaaatataatctatagctatctgcacttagtgtaaatagcatattaaaaaatactgccattttcacttagtgtaaatagaatccattgctttttgcacttagtgtaaatagcatccatCGCTAAGAGAATATGCCATTAACACAGTGCAAATAGCCactgttttttaataatcattaatattttagttgttaatattttatctatttgttaaTATAGATActaatattactactaataatagtaaAATGTTCTCATTGATTgcttaatgttttaaacatcttTTCTCAAATTTTCTCAGCAGAGCTTTAATGTAATTTAGCATCTTCACAGGAAGGAGGTGCAAACAGGAAATTCCCTTGGTGGTTTTCTTGGTCACCCTGCATAAAAGCAGCTGGAACATCCATCACACACAGCACAAGTGATCTGTTATATGATATCAAGGACCCTTAATGAGAAAACGTAACACCTCGTATCGGCTAACATCCTCACACTGAAGTTAAGGTGCACACTAATGCTTGTCTCTAGTATGTAACATGATCAGATGCAGGAGTGCAGTGAGATGTAAAATGTGTCCCCTTTCCACCAAGATGTCACTGCTTTGACCAAAcgttttttatctttatttccaATAAAATGGTACTACTGAGATCTCTAGGAATTATGGACCAGACAAGAGATTGTTTGAGAGATGCTTAAAGTTGGATATTATTGCTGTAGGTGCTGGCTGGATCTCTGCTGTAAGTGCATGTCTTAAGTGTTTGTACGCTACCGTGTATTTTATATCAGCATCAGCAGGTTAAAGTCACAGGTGTTATTCTGCATGGATGGACATCACTCTCTGCTTAAACCCGCACGTCCCACCCCCAACAATATGGGTCAGATCGCTCAGAGATGGAAGAAGGTAGAGACACTAAAGAGAGGAGTAAAAATAGAGCAGCTCCTTGTGTCTATCAGCTTTCTTCCACAAAGAGccagtgagagagaaagaaaaggagaggcCAAGCGAACGGGAGATaacatttgcatgtgtgtgtgtgcttgataAACAGACAGAAGCTGCAGTTGTCCAGGGGGGAAGAACGCTGCATTGACGTCAATAAAAGCCCAAGGCCTGAGGAGATGATGATAGTAATAATGAGTCACTCCTGATGAGGACcccaaacaacacaaacatctgCACAGAGCACATCCCAGTATGTGTTATCAGTCGGACAAGATAATACCCATcccagtttcttaaaaaaaaaaggattatataatgtcaaataataaatagtgccatataatatttaataaatgtttgcaatatataatttttattcaatctaaaatgaaaaatgcatttttaggcAATGTGgcaaaaactcaaaataatacatataatgcaaccatttagatttaaaagtgtacaaaacaattctaaataatttgtaaattgcTATTAACCTTGAGaacaacaataactataacaataaatacaatttttattgttGATAATTTAACTGTTTTATCCATCCGTGATGAATTGCTTAggttatgtaaatgtatttgttaaaaagcagaaacacattttaattgtattatttttagtatataacTATAAACAGATTAACTTAAAGATA is a genomic window of Cyprinus carpio isolate SPL01 chromosome B10, ASM1834038v1, whole genome shotgun sequence containing:
- the cltca gene encoding clathrin, heavy chain a (Hc) isoform X4, which encodes MAQILPIRFQEHLQLQNLGINPANIGFSTLTMESDKFICIREKVGEQAQVVIIDMADPNTPIRRPISADSAIMNPASKVIALKAAKTLQIFNIEMKSKMKAHTMTDDVTFWKWISLNTIALVTDNAVYHWSMEGDSQPVKVFDRHSSLAGCQIINYRTDAKQKWLLLIGISAQQNRVVGAMQLYSVERKVSQPIEGHAAGFGQFKMEGNAEESTLFCFAVRGQAGGKLHIIEVGTPPTGNQPFPKKAVDVFFPPEAQNDFPVAMQISSKQDVVFLITKYGYIHLYDLETGTCIYMNRISGETIFVTAPHEATSGIIGVNRKGQVLSVCVEEENIIQYITNVLQNPDLALRMAVRNNLAGAEELFGRKFNTLFAAGNYSEAAKVAANAPKGILRTPDTIRRFQGVPAQPGQTSPLLQYFGILLDQGQLNKFESLELCRPVLQQGRKQLLEKWLKEDKLECSEELGDLVKAVDPTLALSVYLRANVPNKVIQCFAETGQFPKIVLYAKKVGYTPDWIFLLRNVMRISPDQGLQFAQMLVQDEEPLADITQIVDVFMEYNLVQQCTSFLLDALKNNRPSEGPLQTRLLEMNLMHAPQVADAILGNQMFTNYDRAHIAQLCEKAGLLQRALEHYTDLYDIKRAVVHTHLLNPEWLVNFFGALSVEDSLECLRAMLSANIRQNLQICVQVASKYHEQLTTQALTELFESFKSFEGLFYFLGSIVNFSQDTEVHFKYIQAACRTGQIKEVERICRESNCYDPERVKNFLKEAKLTDQLPLIIVCDRFDFVHDLVLYLYRNNLQKYIEIYVQKVNPSRLPVVIGGLLDVDCSEDVIKNLILVVRGQFSTDELVAEVEKRNRLKLLLPWLESRIHEGCEEPATHNALAKIYIDSNNHPERFLRENPYYDSRVVGKYCEKRDPHLACVAYERGQCDQELINVCNENSLFKSLSRYLVRRRDPDLWASVLLETNPFRRPLIDQVVQTALSETQDPEEVSVTVKAFMTADLPNELIELLEKIVLDNSVFSEHRNLQNLLILTAIKADRTRVMEYINRLDNYDAPDIANIAISSELFEEAFAIFRKFDVNTSAVQVLIEHIGNLDRAYEFAERCNEPAVWSQLAKAQLQKGLVKESIDSYIKADDPSAYMEVVQVSSQSGNWEDLVKFLQMARKKSRESYVETELIFALAKTNRLAELEEFINGPNNAHIQQVGDRCYDEKMYEAAKLLYNNVSNFGRLASTLVHLGEYQAAVDGARKANSTRTWKEVCFACVDGNEFRLAQICGLHIVVHADELEELINYYQDRGYFEELITLLEAALGLERAHMGMFTELAILYSKFKPQKMREHLELFWSRVNIPKVLRAAEQAHLWAELVFLYDKYEEYDNAIITMMSHPTDAWKEGQFKDIITKVANVELYYKAIQFYLEFKPLLLNDLLIVLSPRLDHSRAVSFFSKVKQLPLIKPYLRSVQNHNNKSVNEALNNLFISEEDYQALRTSIDAYDNFDNISLAQRLEKHELIEFRRIAAYLFKGNNRWKQSVELCKKDKLYKDAMQYASESKDIELAEELLQWFLQEDKKECFAAGLFTCYDLLRPDVVLETAWRHNIMDFAMPYFIQVMREYLSKVDKLETSESLRKEEEQATETQPIVYGTPQLMLTAGPSVPVPPQQAYGYGYTAAPGYPQAPQAQPGFGYGM
- the cltca gene encoding clathrin, heavy chain a (Hc) isoform X3, which translates into the protein MAQILPIRFQEHLQLQNLGINPANIGFSTLTMESDKFICIREKVGEQAQVVIIDMADPNTPIRRPISADSAIMNPASKVIALKDAAKTLQIFNIEMKSKMKAHTMTDDVTFWKWISLNTIALVTDNAVYHWSMEGDSQPVKVFDRHSSLAGCQIINYRTDAKQKWLLLIGISAQQNRVVGAMQLYSVERKVSQPIEGHAAGFGQFKMEGNAEESTLFCFAVRGQAGGKLHIIEVGTPPTGNQPFPKKAVDVFFPPEAQNDFPVAMQISSKQDVVFLITKYGYIHLYDLETGTCIYMNRISGETIFVTAPHEATSGIIGVNRKGQVLSVCVEEENIIQYITNVLQNPDLALRMAVRNNLAGAEELFGRKFNTLFAAGNYSEAAKVAANAPKGILRTPDTIRRFQGVPAQPGQTSPLLQYFGILLDQGQLNKFESLELCRPVLQQGRKQLLEKWLKEDKLECSEELGDLVKAVDPTLALSVYLRANVPNKVIQCFAETGQFPKIVLYAKKVGYTPDWIFLLRNVMRISPDQGLQFAQMLVQDEEPLADITQIVDVFMEYNLVQQCTSFLLDALKNNRPSEGPLQTRLLEMNLMHAPQVADAILGNQMFTNYDRAHIAQLCEKAGLLQRALEHYTDLYDIKRAVVHTHLLNPEWLVNFFGALSVEDSLECLRAMLSANIRQNLQICVQVASKYHEQLTTQALTELFESFKSFEGLFYFLGSIVNFSQDTEVHFKYIQAACRTGQIKEVERICRESNCYDPERVKNFLKEAKLTDQLPLIIVCDRFDFVHDLVLYLYRNNLQKYIEIYVQKVNPSRLPVVIGGLLDVDCSEDVIKNLILVVRGQFSTDELVAEVEKRNRLKLLLPWLESRIHEGCEEPATHNALAKIYIDSNNHPERFLRENPYYDSRVVGKYCEKRDPHLACVAYERGQCDQELINVCNENSLFKSLSRYLVRRRDPDLWASVLLETNPFRRPLIDQVVQTALSETQDPEEVSVTVKAFMTADLPNELIELLEKIVLDNSVFSEHRNLQNLLILTAIKADRTRVMEYINRLDNYDAPDIANIAISSELFEEAFAIFRKFDVNTSAVQVLIEHIGNLDRAYEFAERCNEPAVWSQLAKAQLQKGLVKESIDSYIKADDPSAYMEVVQVSSQSGNWEDLVKFLQMARKKSRESYVETELIFALAKTNRLAELEEFINGPNNAHIQQVGDRCYDEKMYEAAKLLYNNVSNFGRLASTLVHLGEYQAAVDGARKANSTRTWKEVCFACVDGNEFRLAQICGLHIVVHADELEELINYYQDRGYFEELITLLEAALGLERAHMGMFTELAILYSKFKPQKMREHLELFWSRVNIPKVLRAAEQAHLWAELVFLYDKYEEYDNAIITMMSHPTDAWKEGQFKDIITKVANVELYYKAIQFYLEFKPLLLNDLLIVLSPRLDHSRAVSFFSKVKQLPLIKPYLRSVQNHNNKSVNEALNNLFISEEDYQALRTSIDAYDNFDNISLAQRLEKHELIEFRRIAAYLFKGNNRWKQSVELCKKDKLYKDAMQYASESKDIELAEELLQWFLQEDKKECFAAGLFTCYDLLRPDVVLETAWRHNIMDFAMPYFIQVMREYLSKVDKLETSESLRKEEEQATETQPIVYGTPQLMLTAGPSVPVPPQQAYGYGYTAAPGYPQAPQAQPGFGYGM